One part of the Cytophagia bacterium CHB2 genome encodes these proteins:
- a CDS encoding ATP-binding protein yields MNRRQKNISQSQPVRLLYLLLYLAFLFLINRLAFDQWLPLTTSKGLWFYSGAAAMILGSLLATPFFTSPANAISYLVAALTAILAFDVPSTTLYDMLPRQCVIFFCFALLTVCVLNIVFKDSKNRLRHNVAEIARILADNLGNPRFVYAIIIIFALWEYRLDSPKELFFVGVAGLVVAAQQPLESIGTLVQHIRNVWRPHAAPAVVGCMVAQQMPGLFLIQQNDAKTIQPGSCLLVADKNAAFKIGIALSYFSGDEGNLIRALEITIPDQHHSHMVELAKRIPEGFAGILCKAEFDILQDDIEVLKNFRSFLGIVSPETCTGRLYFEVMQEKDIEQGRLVETFVGEKRVLYQVLDGITKEKIMQHKNTYGFARGEAAQIGIWDEEKRKFKPCNWIPRLNTPVFLKDIEKPDQNAMAVGYLPSTNYEVGIKSLDELVTHNTAILGILGVGKSMLAIELVERLIKHGVKMICIDLTNQYATELSDFYDTEHEAECLKKIEDAGLQGRDEFKDNPDEGGSVQHLREAIYNDLKRFLTEDGSRSLKIYNPAALSATKQEQEPKSFKAGNDWRRGAALWQVTPVEITRIIAETCLSLLQGTMSNKARACLVFEEAHSLVPEWNSVASDGDKTATNGTARAILQGRKYGLGCLLITQRTANVTKTILNQCNTVFAMRTFDDTGKEFLSNYIGREYALKLPSLKERHAVFFGRASSCENPVMIRLNDQSDFRNTFRASKGNNNMD; encoded by the coding sequence ATGAATAGAAGACAAAAAAACATTTCACAATCACAACCAGTTCGACTCCTTTACCTTTTGCTCTATCTCGCTTTCCTTTTCCTAATAAACCGTCTGGCATTTGACCAATGGTTGCCGCTCACAACTTCCAAAGGCCTCTGGTTTTATTCCGGCGCCGCCGCGATGATTCTGGGAAGTCTTCTTGCTACGCCCTTTTTCACAAGTCCAGCCAATGCCATCTCATACCTGGTAGCCGCACTCACCGCCATTCTTGCATTTGATGTGCCAAGCACGACTCTATATGACATGCTCCCACGACAATGTGTTATCTTTTTCTGTTTTGCGTTGCTAACGGTTTGTGTATTGAATATTGTTTTTAAGGACTCAAAAAACCGATTGAGGCACAACGTGGCGGAGATCGCGCGTATACTGGCCGATAACCTGGGAAATCCTCGTTTTGTGTATGCCATAATCATCATTTTTGCTCTTTGGGAATATCGTCTTGATTCCCCGAAAGAATTGTTCTTTGTTGGCGTAGCCGGCCTCGTGGTTGCGGCTCAACAACCACTTGAGTCTATCGGGACCTTAGTTCAGCACATCCGCAACGTGTGGCGCCCCCACGCTGCGCCTGCAGTGGTTGGCTGTATGGTTGCCCAACAAATGCCTGGTCTATTTTTGATTCAACAGAATGATGCAAAAACTATTCAACCTGGTTCGTGCCTGCTTGTCGCTGATAAAAATGCTGCGTTCAAGATAGGCATAGCTCTCAGTTATTTTAGCGGTGATGAAGGCAATCTGATTCGTGCCCTTGAAATCACTATCCCCGATCAACACCACTCTCACATGGTCGAGCTAGCGAAACGTATTCCTGAAGGTTTTGCTGGGATTCTTTGTAAAGCAGAATTCGATATTCTTCAGGACGATATTGAGGTACTAAAAAATTTTCGATCCTTTCTTGGAATTGTCAGTCCCGAAACCTGCACTGGACGGCTCTATTTTGAAGTTATGCAGGAAAAAGATATTGAACAGGGGAGGCTTGTCGAAACTTTTGTTGGTGAGAAGCGCGTTCTTTACCAAGTGCTTGATGGTATTACAAAAGAAAAAATCATGCAGCATAAAAATACCTATGGCTTCGCACGTGGGGAAGCCGCGCAAATCGGAATTTGGGACGAAGAAAAGCGAAAATTCAAACCGTGCAACTGGATTCCCCGGCTCAATACGCCTGTTTTCCTCAAGGACATTGAAAAGCCGGATCAAAATGCTATGGCAGTTGGATACCTACCGTCAACCAATTATGAAGTTGGGATTAAAAGCCTTGACGAATTGGTGACACACAACACGGCGATTCTCGGAATTCTCGGTGTTGGAAAATCAATGCTGGCTATTGAATTGGTTGAGCGGCTGATTAAGCACGGGGTCAAGATGATCTGTATTGACTTGACAAATCAATACGCGACAGAGTTATCTGACTTTTATGATACTGAACACGAGGCTGAATGTCTAAAGAAAATTGAAGATGCCGGCCTGCAAGGACGAGATGAATTTAAGGACAATCCAGATGAGGGCGGTAGCGTTCAACATTTACGAGAAGCAATCTACAATGATCTCAAGCGGTTCCTCACAGAAGACGGCTCGCGCAGTTTGAAAATCTATAACCCTGCTGCTTTGTCCGCAACCAAACAGGAACAAGAACCCAAATCATTCAAAGCTGGAAACGACTGGCGTAGAGGTGCTGCTTTGTGGCAAGTCACACCTGTTGAAATTACTCGCATAATTGCAGAAACCTGCCTGTCGTTGCTACAGGGAACAATGTCAAACAAAGCGCGGGCCTGTCTTGTGTTCGAGGAGGCACACTCCTTGGTTCCTGAATGGAATTCTGTGGCCTCAGATGGTGACAAAACTGCGACAAATGGCACTGCGCGAGCGATTCTGCAGGGTAGGAAGTACGGGCTTGGCTGTCTCCTGATCACGCAGCGAACAGCAAATGTGACAAAGACAATACTGAACCAGTGCAACACTGTCTTTGCGATGAGAACTTTTGATGATACTGGAAAAGAATTTCTTTCAAATTATATCGGTAGGGAATATGCGTTGAAGTTGCCATCGCTAAAAGAACGTCATGCAGTCTTTTTCGGGCGAGCCTCTAGCTGCGAAAATCCTGTGATGATCAGGCTCAATGATCAGTCTGATTTTCGAAATACATTTCGTGCCTCAAAAGGTAATAATAACATGGATTAA
- a CDS encoding oligopeptide transporter, OPT family, with the protein MADAKFKPFIADDQIIPEFSAKAIILGAIFGLIFGAATVYLALRAGLTVSASIPIAVLAIAVFKRFGKSTILENNIVQTIGSAGESVAAGVAFTIPALIFLAGGEAFFNYFNIFTLALVGGILGVLFMVPLRRSLIVKEHGTLPYPEGTACAEVLVAGERGGSLAGKVFAGLGIAFLYKSFMSILGLWKDVPGFAFSRNSAFPNASVAAEITPEYLGVGYIIGPRIAGVLVAGGVLSALVLVPLISYIGDALPTFLKPGMGDLLISQMTPTQIRLGYARYIGAGAVAAAGLITLIRTLPTIVSAFRDSFKNLKDAKAGVAQTRTERDIPITYVILGSLALVIIVAILPQLPGTFPGTMLMGLLVVVFGFFFVTVSSRIVGIIGSSSNPISGMTIATLMATCLIFVGLGWTGESYQSLAMAVGGIVCIAAANAGATSQDLKTGYIVGATPIYQQLGLVIGVVVSTFVIGWTLQTIDNSMQFEGVKHAIGSDRYAAPQATLMATIIKGLLAQDLPWGLVFVGMFISVVVELCGVRSLSFAVGAYLPLSTTAPIFVGGLMKALADKMAGHKAGHEESEVSSGMLYSTGLVAGGSLTGVAIALLSGISTTNAQGTEISILTWVLDLVGIHGWESMGGWADIIGLVFFSGLCFMLLRAARQKLS; encoded by the coding sequence ATGGCAGATGCGAAGTTCAAGCCGTTCATTGCAGATGATCAAATCATTCCGGAGTTTTCGGCGAAGGCCATTATTTTGGGCGCGATTTTCGGCCTGATTTTCGGCGCGGCCACGGTGTATCTCGCGTTGCGCGCCGGCCTCACCGTCTCCGCCTCCATTCCCATCGCCGTTCTGGCCATTGCCGTGTTCAAGCGCTTTGGCAAATCCACCATTCTCGAAAACAACATCGTGCAAACCATCGGCTCGGCGGGCGAATCCGTGGCCGCCGGCGTGGCGTTCACGATTCCCGCGCTGATTTTTCTGGCGGGCGGCGAAGCGTTTTTCAACTACTTCAACATCTTCACGCTCGCGCTGGTGGGCGGCATTTTGGGCGTGCTGTTCATGGTGCCGCTGCGCCGCTCGCTGATCGTGAAAGAGCACGGCACCCTGCCTTATCCCGAAGGCACGGCTTGCGCGGAGGTGCTGGTGGCAGGCGAGCGCGGCGGCTCGCTCGCGGGCAAAGTGTTCGCGGGACTCGGCATTGCGTTTTTGTACAAATCATTTATGAGCATTCTTGGTTTATGGAAAGATGTGCCGGGCTTCGCGTTTTCGCGCAACTCGGCGTTCCCCAATGCCAGTGTAGCGGCTGAGATCACGCCGGAATATTTAGGCGTGGGCTACATCATCGGGCCGCGCATTGCCGGCGTGTTGGTGGCCGGCGGCGTGCTCTCCGCGCTGGTGCTGGTGCCGCTCATCAGCTACATCGGCGACGCCCTGCCGACATTTCTCAAACCCGGCATGGGCGATCTGCTCATTTCACAAATGACGCCGACGCAGATTCGCCTGGGCTATGCGCGCTACATCGGCGCAGGCGCGGTGGCGGCCGCGGGCTTGATCACGTTGATTCGCACGCTGCCCACCATCGTGTCCGCGTTTCGCGACAGTTTCAAGAACTTGAAAGACGCGAAAGCCGGCGTGGCTCAGACGCGCACCGAACGCGACATTCCGATTACTTACGTTATTCTCGGTTCACTCGCGCTGGTCATCATCGTTGCGATTCTGCCGCAACTGCCCGGCACGTTTCCCGGCACGATGTTGATGGGTTTGCTGGTGGTGGTGTTCGGCTTTTTCTTTGTCACCGTCAGCTCGCGCATCGTTGGTATCATCGGTTCTTCCTCAAATCCCATTTCAGGCATGACGATCGCCACGTTGATGGCGACGTGTTTGATCTTTGTCGGCCTGGGCTGGACCGGCGAAAGCTATCAATCGCTCGCCATGGCCGTCGGCGGCATCGTGTGCATCGCGGCGGCCAACGCCGGCGCCACCAGCCAGGATCTGAAAACCGGTTACATCGTGGGCGCAACGCCGATTTACCAGCAGCTTGGCTTGGTAATCGGCGTGGTGGTTTCCACGTTCGTCATCGGCTGGACGCTGCAAACCATCGATAACTCGATGCAATTCGAAGGCGTGAAACACGCGATCGGTTCGGATCGCTATGCCGCGCCGCAAGCCACGTTGATGGCAACCATCATCAAAGGTTTGCTTGCGCAAGATTTGCCGTGGGGGCTCGTGTTCGTCGGCATGTTCATCTCAGTAGTCGTCGAGCTGTGCGGCGTGCGCTCGCTGTCGTTTGCCGTGGGCGCCTATTTGCCGCTTTCCACCACGGCCCCGATTTTTGTCGGCGGTTTGATGAAAGCCTTGGCGGATAAAATGGCGGGACACAAAGCCGGGCACGAAGAATCCGAAGTCAGCTCCGGCATGCTTTACAGCACCGGCCTGGTGGCGGGCGGCTCGCTTACCGGCGTGGCCATTGCCTTACTCAGCGGCATTTCCACCACCAACGCACAAGGCACGGAGATTTCGATTCTCACCTGGGTGCTGGATTTGGTCGGCATTCATGGCTGGGAAAGCATGGGCGGTTGGGCGGACATCATTGGCCTCGTCTTCTTCTCAGGCCTGTGTTTCATGCTGCTGCGCGCCGCGCGGCAGAAGTTGTCGTAA
- a CDS encoding MFS transporter has product MSLTTTSQSNTSTLPGLDAAIASREKTAVTLALLFLLFLGLLDVQIISPILPALAADFQTSIAAAGVAVTIYAAAASACALVIGPLSDHFGRLLFLRWAAAFFGLAAGLAWFAPSFPVYLAARLFAGAAGGVISACVIAQIADLFPYEARGRAMGWIGAMYFAAAVVGVPAGAWMAGSWGWRFIYVILVALAIIVAVLLFRRRASFTHALPALAQAPQTEDWSFARLITQQTKAYAHYWRMPVTRRGLLLALAFAATASGLLTYLGAWLNAAFGMTAPQIGLVFLVTGLASTITAFSGGWWSDRFGKRRLIVISSGLLVAVLPGLAHVTTMVQLYLACAAGGVFLALREGPFQALLTELVPAQQRGAYLALRNFTSQLTIAASAAACGFLYEHFGFRAICYFAAGFSLLAMFVAARTADPAERDGSTKVA; this is encoded by the coding sequence ATGTCCCTCACGACAACATCCCAATCGAATACCTCGACTCTGCCAGGCCTTGATGCAGCGATCGCCTCCCGCGAGAAAACGGCGGTCACGCTCGCGCTGCTGTTTCTGCTCTTTCTCGGTTTGCTGGATGTCCAAATCATCTCGCCGATTTTGCCCGCGCTGGCGGCCGATTTTCAAACCTCGATAGCCGCTGCCGGAGTGGCCGTGACGATTTATGCGGCAGCGGCCTCTGCTTGCGCGCTGGTGATTGGGCCGTTGTCCGATCACTTCGGCCGCTTGCTGTTTTTGCGCTGGGCCGCGGCCTTCTTCGGACTGGCAGCCGGGCTGGCGTGGTTTGCGCCCAGCTTTCCGGTTTATCTGGCGGCGCGCCTGTTTGCGGGCGCAGCCGGAGGCGTGATTTCCGCATGCGTGATCGCGCAAATCGCCGATTTATTTCCATATGAGGCGCGCGGCCGCGCCATGGGCTGGATCGGTGCGATGTATTTCGCCGCTGCGGTGGTGGGGGTTCCGGCAGGCGCCTGGATGGCGGGAAGCTGGGGTTGGCGTTTCATCTATGTGATTCTGGTTGCGCTCGCTATTATCGTGGCTGTGTTGCTTTTTCGCCGCCGCGCCTCCTTCACGCATGCTTTGCCCGCGCTTGCTCAAGCGCCGCAAACCGAGGATTGGAGTTTTGCGCGGCTCATTACCCAACAAACCAAAGCCTATGCGCACTACTGGCGCATGCCTGTAACACGCCGCGGCTTGCTGCTCGCCCTGGCGTTTGCTGCAACAGCTTCCGGATTGCTGACTTATTTAGGCGCGTGGCTGAACGCGGCTTTCGGCATGACGGCGCCGCAAATCGGATTGGTGTTTCTCGTCACCGGACTGGCCTCGACGATTACGGCATTTTCCGGCGGCTGGTGGTCGGATCGCTTTGGCAAACGCCGCTTGATCGTGATCAGCAGCGGCCTGCTGGTCGCGGTTTTGCCGGGGCTGGCGCATGTCACGACGATGGTTCAGCTTTATCTCGCCTGTGCTGCCGGCGGCGTTTTTCTGGCTTTGCGGGAAGGCCCGTTTCAAGCCTTGCTCACGGAACTCGTGCCGGCGCAGCAGCGTGGGGCTTATCTCGCGCTGCGCAATTTCACCTCGCAACTCACTATTGCTGCCAGCGCCGCGGCCTGCGGTTTTTTGTATGAACATTTCGGCTTCCGCGCGATCTGTTATTTCGCCGCCGGTTTCAGCCTGTTGGCGATGTTCGTAGCGGCGCGCACTGCCGATCCGGCAGAACGGGACGGCTCTACAAAGGTCGCATGA
- a CDS encoding T9SS type A sorting domain-containing protein: GGIHGGIETWRHPAAGVSCVTDTDQWYAYAPDPQVSFHYAAIACQMAHCLELAGFPEFKPDYLNSARRAYDWAMNHILPGDETKVRDFRQYAAAWLFRLTGEALFQEQFKKDNLVKTATTELELWDSHDQQWGVWTFVMTEQPGIDQSLKSMLMRAVEHWAYSDHINSADSRGYRYGNDWWYPVISGNATRPNIFPLMAAYAITGNAKYLSYCYTTCDYILGANPLNMCWVSGIGEKHPEEFMHLDSWYYNREKGMVPGIIPYGPYWFEEGSPGGPWDPQWGRTTVYPAARLWPSHELWFENRYCPPTNEFTVHESIAPAAAAFGFLSKPGGKFTGVAESKSEPVGDFRLLQNYPNPFNPATTIAFHLPAAGRVEVKIFDIFGREVATLLEEVRNTGQHTVTWEGKNANGHAAASGVYLGVVKFQGQVMSKKMLLVR; encoded by the coding sequence GGCGGCATTCACGGCGGCATCGAGACCTGGCGGCATCCGGCGGCCGGGGTGAGCTGCGTGACTGATACCGATCAATGGTACGCGTACGCGCCCGATCCGCAGGTTTCATTTCATTATGCCGCAATCGCGTGTCAAATGGCGCATTGTTTGGAATTGGCGGGCTTTCCGGAGTTCAAGCCGGATTATCTCAACTCGGCGCGCCGGGCTTACGACTGGGCAATGAATCACATCTTGCCGGGCGACGAAACCAAAGTGCGCGACTTCCGGCAATATGCCGCGGCGTGGCTGTTCCGCCTCACCGGCGAGGCCCTGTTTCAGGAGCAATTCAAAAAAGACAACCTCGTGAAAACCGCAACTACCGAGCTGGAGTTGTGGGATTCGCACGATCAGCAGTGGGGCGTGTGGACCTTTGTGATGACGGAACAGCCGGGTATCGATCAAAGCTTGAAAAGCATGCTGATGAGAGCGGTGGAGCATTGGGCGTATTCGGATCACATCAACAGCGCGGATTCGCGCGGCTATCGTTACGGCAATGATTGGTGGTATCCGGTGATTTCCGGCAATGCCACCCGGCCGAATATTTTTCCGCTGATGGCAGCATACGCGATCACCGGCAATGCCAAATATCTTTCGTATTGCTACACCACCTGCGACTATATTCTCGGCGCGAACCCGTTGAACATGTGCTGGGTGTCGGGCATTGGCGAGAAGCATCCGGAAGAATTCATGCATCTCGATTCATGGTATTACAACCGCGAAAAAGGCATGGTGCCGGGGATCATTCCGTACGGGCCATATTGGTTTGAGGAAGGCTCACCCGGCGGGCCGTGGGATCCGCAGTGGGGCAGGACGACGGTTTATCCCGCGGCGAGGCTGTGGCCTTCGCATGAGTTGTGGTTTGAAAATCGCTATTGCCCGCCGACCAATGAATTCACCGTGCATGAATCAATCGCGCCGGCCGCTGCGGCTTTTGGATTTTTGAGCAAGCCCGGCGGCAAATTCACCGGCGTGGCGGAGAGCAAATCCGAGCCGGTTGGTGATTTCCGGCTGCTGCAGAATTATCCCAACCCGTTCAATCCCGCCACGACCATTGCGTTTCATCTGCCTGCCGCCGGCAGAGTTGAGGTGAAGATTTTCGACATTTTCGGCAGAGAAGTCGCAACGCTGTTAGAGGAGGTTAGAAACACCGGCCAACACACGGTAACTTGGGAGGGAAAAAACGCCAACGGCCATGCGGCAGCCAGCGGCGTTTATTTAGGCGTGGTGAAATTTCAGGGGCAAGTGATGAGCAAAAAAATGCTGCTGGTACGGTGA
- a CDS encoding transposase, with amino-acid sequence MAGKAWAVGRTSLASSSSQACVSCCCAPRGRSCRNKTLGKVRLGLDESKCFIRPLRPSLTSPNTLMEGTMNRRMKLLTGHTYHLYNRGNRKAPVFHDDRDYLYFLRQLRDYLKSYAVTLIAYCLMPNHYHLLARQDGNNAISLMMQAFGTSLSKTYNEKYQTVGSLFQGPFRDEHVGEAGYLMRVARYLHRNPVKAGLCRKPEDWPYSNYCDVIGKRNGMLCDFSSVLKLFANDAGLYREFVHDPLAEDWEPRLMRKIHARENRVGKTSAGKSGLDTRG; translated from the coding sequence ATGGCTGGGAAAGCATGGGCGGTTGGGCGGACATCATTGGCCTCGTCTTCTTCTCAGGCCTGTGTTTCATGCTGCTGCGCGCCGCGCGGCAGAAGTTGTCGTAATAAAACGCTGGGGAAAGTCAGGCTTGGACTCGACGAGTCGAAATGCTTTATCAGACCTTTGCGTCCAAGCCTGACTTCGCCCAATACGCTAATGGAGGGAACCATGAACCGCCGCATGAAGCTGCTCACCGGCCATACCTATCACCTCTACAATCGCGGCAACCGCAAAGCGCCGGTCTTTCATGATGATCGCGACTATCTTTATTTCCTGCGGCAACTGCGGGATTATTTGAAATCTTACGCAGTCACGCTCATCGCCTATTGCTTGATGCCCAACCACTATCATTTGCTCGCACGCCAAGACGGCAACAACGCCATTTCTCTCATGATGCAAGCTTTTGGCACCAGCCTGAGTAAAACCTACAATGAAAAATATCAAACCGTCGGTTCATTGTTTCAGGGGCCGTTTCGCGATGAGCATGTGGGAGAGGCCGGTTACTTGATGCGGGTGGCGCGCTATCTCCATCGCAATCCGGTGAAGGCGGGATTGTGCCGGAAGCCGGAGGATTGGCCTTACTCAAATTATTGCGATGTGATTGGAAAGCGCAATGGAATGCTCTGCGATTTTTCATCCGTGTTGAAGCTTTTTGCCAATGATGCCGGGCTATATCGAGAGTTCGTACACGATCCCCTTGCCGAAGATTGGGAGCCACGATTGATGCGCAAAATCCACGCGCGGGAGAATCGCGTGGGAAAGACAAGCGCGGGGAAGTCAGGCTTGGACACAAGAGGCTGA
- a CDS encoding NADP-dependent isocitrate dehydrogenase, whose amino-acid sequence MEQKSHIKTPTAGQAITLAHGKLSVPDQPIIPFIEGDGTGPDIWRASQAVFDAAVAKAYAGKRRIAWLEVYAGEKSVAVYGNNTWLPDETLEAVKKYRVAIKGPLTTPVGGGIRSLNVALRQILDLYVCLRPVRYFSGVPSPVKHPERVDMVIFRENTEDIYAGIEYRAGTEEAKKAVAWLQNEMGVKKIRFPETSSIGIKPVSAEGSKRLVRAAISYAIAQKRKSVTLVHKGNIMKFTEGGFRDWGYELAREEFGAQTVSWEECGGKPPAGKILIKDAIADAFLQQILTRPEEYEVIATLNLNGDYISDALAAQVGGIGIAPGANINYDTGFAIFEATHGTAPKYAGQDKVNPGSVILSGALMFEYMGWHEAAKLIETALAKTIQQKIVTYDFARLMEGAKEVKCSEFGQALIGNM is encoded by the coding sequence ATGGAACAGAAATCTCACATTAAAACCCCAACTGCGGGACAGGCGATCACTCTGGCGCACGGCAAGCTCAGTGTGCCGGATCAGCCGATCATTCCATTTATTGAAGGCGACGGCACCGGCCCGGATATCTGGCGCGCCTCGCAAGCCGTTTTCGATGCCGCGGTTGCCAAAGCTTATGCCGGTAAACGGCGCATCGCCTGGCTCGAAGTTTACGCCGGCGAAAAATCCGTGGCCGTTTACGGCAACAACACCTGGCTGCCGGACGAAACGCTCGAAGCCGTCAAAAAATACCGCGTCGCCATCAAAGGCCCGTTGACCACGCCCGTCGGCGGCGGTATTCGCAGTTTGAATGTCGCGCTGCGGCAGATACTCGATCTATATGTCTGTCTGCGCCCGGTGCGCTATTTTTCCGGCGTGCCTTCTCCGGTCAAACATCCGGAGCGCGTGGACATGGTGATCTTCCGGGAAAACACCGAAGATATTTACGCCGGCATCGAATATCGCGCCGGCACCGAGGAAGCGAAGAAAGCCGTTGCCTGGCTGCAAAACGAGATGGGCGTGAAAAAGATTCGCTTTCCGGAAACCTCCAGCATCGGCATCAAGCCGGTGTCTGCAGAAGGCTCCAAGCGCCTGGTGCGTGCCGCGATCAGCTACGCCATCGCGCAAAAGCGCAAATCGGTAACGCTGGTGCACAAGGGCAACATCATGAAATTCACCGAAGGCGGGTTTCGCGATTGGGGCTATGAACTGGCGCGTGAAGAATTTGGCGCGCAGACGGTGAGCTGGGAAGAATGCGGCGGCAAACCGCCGGCGGGCAAAATCTTGATCAAAGATGCAATCGCCGACGCGTTTTTGCAGCAAATCCTCACCCGCCCGGAAGAATACGAAGTGATTGCGACGCTGAATCTGAACGGCGACTATATTTCCGATGCGCTCGCCGCGCAAGTGGGCGGTATTGGCATCGCCCCGGGCGCGAACATTAACTACGATACCGGTTTTGCGATTTTCGAAGCCACGCACGGCACCGCGCCCAAGTATGCCGGCCAGGATAAAGTCAATCCCGGTTCCGTCATCCTCTCCGGCGCATTAATGTTCGAATACATGGGCTGGCACGAGGCGGCCAAGCTTATTGAAACCGCGCTGGCCAAAACCATTCAGCAGAAAATCGTCACGTATGATTTTGCACGGTTGATGGAAGGCGCGAAGGAAGTGAAATGCTCGGAGTTTGGGCAGGCGCTGATCGGAAATATGTGA